The Alphaproteobacteria bacterium genome contains a region encoding:
- a CDS encoding CarD family transcriptional regulator has product MAEKSRLKKSTTKKASAGSRRGTASSRSAARGAKHKPVRKPNRQGASRSMTSKKTAARPAAPRTERPVMAVVERPVAKATQRHGFKINEYIVYPAHGVGQILSIEEQEVAGYKLELFVISFLKDKMTLRVPVSKIATVGMRKLAEGGLVKRALETLKGRARIKRTMWSRRAQEYEAKINSGDIVAIAEVVRDLFRSDTQPEQSYSERQLYEAALDRLSREISAVQRCTETEAIKEIEAALAKGPRRGPKPADEAAEEEVADEAA; this is encoded by the coding sequence GTGGCTGAGAAATCGCGTTTGAAGAAGAGCACCACCAAAAAAGCCTCCGCCGGCAGCCGCCGGGGGACCGCTTCGTCTCGCAGTGCCGCCCGCGGCGCCAAACACAAGCCGGTTCGTAAGCCGAACCGACAAGGAGCATCCCGAAGTATGACTTCCAAGAAGACTGCCGCCCGTCCCGCCGCCCCGCGCACTGAGCGCCCCGTGATGGCGGTGGTGGAGCGTCCCGTCGCCAAGGCGACGCAGCGCCATGGGTTCAAGATCAACGAGTACATCGTGTACCCGGCTCACGGCGTCGGCCAGATCCTCTCGATCGAGGAGCAGGAGGTAGCCGGTTACAAGCTCGAGCTGTTCGTGATCTCCTTCCTGAAGGACAAGATGACGCTGCGCGTGCCGGTCAGCAAGATCGCGACCGTCGGGATGCGCAAGCTCGCCGAGGGCGGGCTGGTCAAGCGCGCGCTCGAGACGCTGAAGGGCCGCGCCCGCATCAAGCGCACCATGTGGTCGCGCCGCGCCCAGGAATACGAAGCCAAGATCAACTCGGGCGACATCGTCGCGATCGCGGAGGTCGTGCGCGACCTGTTCCGCTCCGACACGCAGCCGGAGCAGAGCTATTCGGAGCGTCAGCTTTATGAAGCCGCGCTCGACCGTCTCTCGCGCGAGATCTCGGCGGTGCAGCGCTGCACCGAGACCGAGGCGATCAAGGAGATCGAGGCGGCGCTCGCCAAGGGCCCGCGCCGCGGTCCGAAGCCTGCCGACGAGGCGGCCGAGGAAGAGGTCGCGGACGAGGCGGCGTAA
- the fdxA gene encoding ferredoxin FdxA: protein MTYIVNDSCIKCKLMDCVSVCPVDCFYEGKNMLVIHPDECIDCGVCEPECPVEAIKPDTEPGLEEFLKLNAEYSKTWPNITVKREPPPDHKEWEGKPGKLQYFDPEPGEGD from the coding sequence ATGACCTACATCGTCAACGACAGCTGCATTAAGTGCAAGCTGATGGACTGCGTGTCCGTGTGCCCCGTGGACTGCTTCTACGAGGGCAAGAACATGCTCGTCATCCATCCGGACGAATGCATCGATTGCGGCGTGTGCGAACCGGAGTGCCCGGTCGAGGCGATCAAGCCGGACACCGAGCCGGGCCTCGAGGAGTTCCTGAAGCTCAACGCCGAATATTCAAAGACTTGGCCAAACATCACGGTGAAGCGCGAGCCCCCCCCCGATCACAAGGAGTGGGAGGGCAAGCCCGGCAAGCTGCAATATTTCGACCCTGAGCCGGGCGAAGGCGACTAG
- a CDS encoding S4 domain-containing protein: protein MTDRQRIDKWLWHARVVRTRTAATALVNGGSVRLNGARVVAASQPVRSGDVVTTALDRAVRVLKVTGFAERRGDADAARLLCEDLSPPRPAAAEPAVAERDPGSGRPTKQERRAIDRLLGHD, encoded by the coding sequence GTGACCGACCGCCAGCGCATCGACAAGTGGCTGTGGCACGCGCGCGTGGTGCGCACGCGCACCGCCGCGACCGCGCTGGTGAATGGCGGCAGCGTGCGGCTCAATGGCGCGCGCGTCGTTGCGGCGAGCCAGCCGGTGCGCTCAGGCGACGTGGTGACGACCGCGCTCGATCGCGCCGTGCGCGTGCTCAAGGTCACCGGCTTTGCCGAGCGTCGCGGCGACGCGGACGCGGCGCGCCTTCTGTGCGAAGACCTGAGCCCGCCGAGACCGGCGGCCGCGGAGCCCGCCGTTGCGGAGCGCGACCCCGGGAGCGGACGCCCGACCAAGCAGGAGCGCCGCGCGATCGATCGTCTGCTGGGACACGACTAG
- a CDS encoding helicase-related protein, which translates to MPISLSSHSARDPRARGAGVTAVLGPTNTGKTFLAIERMLAHSSGAIGLPLRLLAREVYNKCVERVGSEQVALITGEEKIKPANPRYWVSTLEAMPRDLDVSFVAIDEIQLGADLERGHVFTDRMLNRRGRDETLVLGAATMRNMVEKLLPGANILSRPRLSTLNFAGEKKLTRLPRRSAIVTFSADEVYAIAELIRRQRGGAAVVLGSLSPRTRNAQVALYQSGDVDHLVATDAIGMGLNLDVDHVAFASDRKFDGYQFRKLNPAELGQIAGRAGRAMRDGTFGTTGRCPPFEAELAQALEGHAFDSVKVLQWRNSALDFASLGALAASLAQTPTEQGLTRAPIAEDIQVLEHVSRDDEVRQMASSRAAVERLWEVCQVPDYRKISPAAHAEMAVTLYGFLMREGTIPPDWFSAQVAQADRTDGDIDTLANRIAHIRTWTFAANRPDWLADPEHWQGITRGVEDRLSDALHERLAERFVDRRTSVLMRRLRENTMLETEITKSGEVVVEGHPIGRLAGFQFAADSASAGPEGKALRAAAQKALAGEIDARAAKLSHAGDEQFVLAADGSIRWLGEPVGKLTAGDDVLRPRARILSDEHLTGASRDAVQARLDLWIKAHIEKLLGPLLALGSAEDITGIARGVAFQLTEALGVLERQRVAEEVKGLDQEARAALRKYGVRFGAYHLYLPNLLKPAARALAVQLWALKEETPDTKGLDDVPHLAASGRTSFPADKDVPKALYRVVGYRVCGERAVRVDILERLADLIRPALSWRPGSPQQRPPGAVEGGGFTVTVNMTSLTGTSGEDFASVLRSLGYRMDKRPKPVEVAPAAEAAPAATTEAAAETLLAEPAAESTPTETPVEAAVAAVAEAAPEAAAAPAEPNAPIETAPVTPAEAAVAPEAASEAAPPAEQTAEAKAEEKPAEPEMIEVWRPGRPPEERRARPPRREGAGREGQPGERRERRPPRPRPGVQQPAVAAEGAQAAVPAEAAAAPAEGHARPERRDDRPHHGRGPRTDRGERGDKPEQREGRPPSRERRGGERPDRDRGDRPPRREGGRRDFKDRDRGEAREWLDPKERRGQADPNSPFAKLAALKAQLEASKER; encoded by the coding sequence ATGCCGATTTCCCTATCGTCCCACTCCGCCCGCGACCCGCGCGCGCGCGGCGCCGGCGTGACCGCGGTCCTCGGGCCGACCAATACCGGCAAGACCTTTCTTGCGATCGAGCGGATGCTGGCGCATTCGAGCGGCGCGATCGGCCTGCCGCTGCGGTTGCTGGCGCGCGAGGTCTACAACAAGTGCGTCGAGCGCGTCGGGTCCGAGCAGGTCGCGCTCATCACCGGCGAAGAGAAGATCAAGCCCGCCAATCCACGCTACTGGGTCTCGACGCTCGAAGCGATGCCGCGCGACCTCGATGTGTCGTTCGTGGCGATCGACGAGATTCAGCTCGGCGCCGATCTCGAACGCGGTCACGTCTTCACCGACCGCATGCTCAACCGGCGCGGCCGCGACGAGACGCTGGTGCTTGGCGCCGCCACCATGCGCAACATGGTGGAGAAGCTTCTGCCCGGCGCGAACATCCTGTCGCGCCCGCGCCTTTCGACGCTCAACTTCGCGGGTGAGAAGAAGCTGACGCGCCTGCCACGCCGCTCCGCGATTGTGACGTTCTCGGCCGACGAAGTGTATGCGATCGCCGAATTGATCCGCCGCCAGCGCGGTGGTGCTGCGGTGGTGCTCGGCTCACTCTCGCCGCGCACCCGCAACGCACAGGTCGCGCTCTATCAGTCGGGCGACGTCGACCATCTGGTCGCAACCGATGCGATCGGCATGGGCTTGAACCTTGACGTCGATCACGTGGCATTCGCGTCGGATCGCAAGTTCGACGGCTACCAGTTCCGCAAGCTCAATCCCGCCGAACTCGGCCAGATCGCGGGGCGTGCCGGGCGCGCGATGCGCGATGGTACTTTTGGAACGACAGGGCGCTGCCCGCCGTTCGAGGCTGAGCTGGCGCAAGCACTCGAAGGCCACGCCTTCGATTCCGTGAAGGTGCTGCAATGGCGCAACAGTGCGCTCGACTTCGCATCGCTCGGCGCGCTTGCGGCCTCGCTCGCGCAGACGCCAACCGAACAAGGCCTGACGCGCGCACCGATCGCCGAAGATATTCAAGTGCTGGAGCATGTTTCGCGCGACGACGAGGTGCGTCAGATGGCCTCATCGCGTGCTGCGGTCGAGCGATTGTGGGAAGTTTGTCAGGTCCCGGATTACCGTAAGATATCGCCTGCCGCCCATGCCGAGATGGCGGTGACCCTCTATGGATTCCTGATGCGGGAGGGTACAATCCCACCGGATTGGTTCTCCGCGCAGGTTGCGCAGGCGGACCGCACCGATGGCGATATCGATACGCTCGCGAACCGGATCGCCCACATCAGGACCTGGACCTTTGCGGCAAACCGCCCGGATTGGCTCGCCGATCCCGAACACTGGCAAGGCATCACGCGCGGCGTCGAGGATCGCTTGTCCGACGCGCTGCACGAGCGACTCGCCGAGCGCTTCGTCGACCGCCGCACCAGCGTGTTGATGCGGCGGCTGCGCGAGAACACGATGCTCGAAACCGAAATTACCAAATCCGGCGAAGTGGTCGTCGAGGGGCACCCGATCGGGCGGCTCGCCGGCTTCCAGTTCGCGGCCGACTCGGCCTCCGCGGGTCCGGAAGGCAAGGCGCTGCGCGCCGCCGCCCAGAAGGCGCTCGCCGGCGAAATCGATGCGCGCGCCGCAAAGCTGTCCCATGCGGGCGACGAGCAGTTCGTGCTCGCCGCCGATGGCAGCATCCGCTGGCTCGGCGAGCCGGTCGGCAAGCTCACGGCGGGTGACGATGTGCTGCGCCCGCGCGCGCGCATTCTCTCCGACGAGCATTTGACCGGCGCCTCGCGGGATGCCGTGCAGGCGCGGCTCGATCTGTGGATCAAGGCACACATCGAGAAGCTGCTCGGGCCGCTGCTGGCGCTCGGCTCCGCCGAGGACATTACCGGGATCGCGCGCGGTGTCGCGTTCCAGCTCACCGAAGCGTTGGGCGTGCTGGAGCGGCAACGCGTTGCCGAGGAGGTCAAGGGCCTCGATCAGGAGGCGCGCGCCGCGTTGCGCAAATACGGCGTGCGCTTCGGTGCGTATCACCTCTATCTCCCGAATCTGCTGAAGCCCGCCGCGCGTGCGCTTGCGGTGCAACTCTGGGCGCTGAAGGAAGAAACGCCGGACACCAAAGGGCTCGACGACGTGCCGCATCTTGCGGCCTCCGGGCGCACGTCGTTCCCGGCCGACAAGGATGTGCCGAAGGCGCTCTATCGCGTGGTCGGCTACCGCGTGTGCGGCGAGCGCGCGGTGCGCGTCGATATCCTCGAGCGGCTCGCCGATCTCATTCGCCCGGCGCTTTCCTGGCGACCGGGCTCGCCGCAGCAAAGGCCGCCCGGTGCGGTCGAGGGCGGAGGTTTCACCGTGACGGTGAACATGACCTCGCTCACCGGAACTTCGGGTGAGGACTTCGCCTCGGTGCTGCGCTCGCTCGGCTATCGCATGGACAAGCGGCCGAAGCCTGTCGAGGTGGCGCCTGCGGCTGAGGCGGCACCGGCTGCGACAACGGAAGCTGCTGCCGAGACGCTATTGGCTGAGCCCGCTGCAGAATCCACCCCGACCGAGACGCCGGTCGAGGCCGCGGTTGCGGCAGTCGCAGAAGCCGCGCCTGAGGCTGCTGCTGCACCGGCCGAGCCGAATGCCCCAATCGAAACTGCGCCTGTAACGCCGGCCGAGGCCGCAGTCGCGCCGGAGGCAGCATCAGAGGCCGCCCCGCCTGCCGAGCAGACCGCTGAAGCGAAGGCCGAGGAGAAGCCCGCCGAACCCGAGATGATCGAGGTATGGCGCCCGGGCCGTCCGCCCGAAGAGCGCCGGGCGCGCCCGCCGCGCCGGGAAGGTGCGGGTCGCGAGGGTCAGCCAGGCGAGCGGCGCGAGCGCCGCCCGCCGCGACCGCGGCCTGGTGTGCAGCAGCCGGCTGTTGCGGCCGAGGGCGCGCAGGCAGCAGTCCCGGCCGAGGCGGCCGCTGCGCCGGCCGAAGGCCACGCAAGGCCGGAACGGCGCGACGATCGCCCACATCACGGCAGAGGTCCGCGCACCGATCGTGGCGAGCGCGGTGACAAGCCCGAACAGCGCGAAGGACGTCCGCCGTCGCGCGAGCGTCGGGGCGGCGAACGCCCGGATCGCGATCGGGGCGATCGACCGCCACGCCGCGAGGGCGGCCGGCGCGATTTCAAGGATCGCGATCGCGGCGAGGCCCGCGAGTGGCTCGACCCGAAGGAGCGCCGCGGGCAGGCGGATCCGAACTCGCCGTTCGCCAAGCTGGCCGCGCTGAAGGCGCAGCTCGAGGCGAGCAAGGAAAGATAA
- a CDS encoding DCC1-like thiol-disulfide oxidoreductase family protein produces the protein MRPPYSYRQDPAVPLFADDKPIIVFDGYCALCSGWAAFVLRHDREGRYRLLPAQSPLGQALYVHYGLDPQDYETNILIADGVAWFKSEGSIRMAEGLGLPWSIAAIFRVLPMAWRDRMYKTAARNRLNWFGKREACYRPDPKFSDRFLA, from the coding sequence ATGCGGCCGCCCTACAGCTACCGTCAGGACCCTGCCGTCCCGCTCTTCGCGGACGACAAACCGATTATCGTCTTCGATGGCTACTGCGCGCTCTGCTCAGGCTGGGCGGCCTTCGTTCTGCGCCATGACCGTGAGGGGCGCTATCGTCTGCTGCCGGCGCAGTCGCCGCTCGGGCAGGCGCTGTATGTGCACTACGGCCTCGACCCGCAGGACTACGAGACAAACATCCTGATTGCGGACGGCGTCGCATGGTTCAAGTCCGAAGGGTCAATCCGCATGGCGGAAGGCCTCGGACTTCCGTGGTCGATCGCGGCGATATTTCGCGTGTTGCCGATGGCGTGGCGGGACCGGATGTACAAAACCGCCGCACGCAATCGGCTCAACTGGTTCGGCAAGCGCGAGGCTTGCTACCGGCCCGACCCAAAGTTCTCGGATCGGTTTCTGGCATGA
- a CDS encoding tripartite tricarboxylate transporter substrate binding protein, which produces MLHLIRALAALLVFATAAAADTWPSRQITIVVPFAAGSGTDSITRIVAQYLQTALGQNVVVENKVGASGVIAATYVARAAPDGYTLLMATNSTHSANPHLFKSLSYDPVKDFAPVARLGSYVFMLVVNKDVPAKTLPELVAYAKANPGKLTFASGNTTGIVAGETLKSKAGIDILHVPYKSTPPAINDVLGGRVSMMFIDLAPGLEHVRAGNFRALAVTTKERSALLPDLPSLAEAGIPGYDVTSYAALFAPAGTPKEIVDRLNAAVQKIIADPEARQRIAVTGFDAFSGPPEQLASFVQSELVNWGKLIKDAGIEPQ; this is translated from the coding sequence ATGCTCCATTTGATCCGCGCGCTTGCCGCCCTCCTCGTCTTCGCGACCGCGGCTGCCGCCGACACCTGGCCGTCGCGCCAGATCACCATCGTGGTGCCGTTCGCGGCCGGCAGCGGCACGGACTCGATCACCCGCATCGTCGCGCAATATCTCCAGACCGCGCTTGGCCAAAACGTTGTCGTCGAAAACAAGGTTGGCGCAAGCGGCGTGATTGCGGCGACTTACGTCGCGCGTGCTGCGCCTGACGGATACACCCTGCTGATGGCGACGAATTCGACGCACTCCGCCAATCCGCACCTCTTCAAGTCGCTGTCCTACGATCCCGTAAAGGATTTCGCGCCAGTCGCGCGCCTCGGCTCTTACGTGTTCATGCTGGTGGTGAACAAGGACGTGCCGGCAAAGACACTGCCCGAGCTCGTCGCCTACGCGAAGGCCAACCCCGGCAAGCTCACCTTTGCGAGCGGCAACACGACCGGCATTGTGGCGGGAGAGACGCTCAAGAGCAAAGCCGGGATCGACATCCTGCACGTGCCATACAAAAGCACGCCTCCGGCCATCAACGACGTGCTGGGCGGGCGCGTCTCGATGATGTTCATCGATCTCGCGCCGGGACTCGAACACGTGCGCGCCGGAAACTTTCGTGCACTGGCGGTGACCACGAAAGAGCGCAGCGCGCTGCTGCCCGATCTGCCTTCGCTCGCCGAGGCCGGCATCCCGGGCTACGACGTGACGTCGTACGCGGCACTGTTCGCGCCGGCCGGGACGCCAAAGGAGATCGTCGACAGGCTCAATGCGGCGGTTCAGAAAATCATCGCCGATCCCGAAGCCCGGCAACGCATCGCGGTCACCGGCTTCGATGCATTCTCGGGTCCGCCGGAGCAGCTCGCGTCATTCGTGCAGAGCGAGCTTGTGAACTGGGGCAAGCTGATCAAGGACGCCGGGATCGAGCCGCAGTGA
- a CDS encoding methyltransferase domain-containing protein: protein MAQNPLVFDRALLRRRQVRARALGFETFLVDRVASDLADRLGAVLRDFSLAVDLGTPTDAVRTALAGTTSIGRLFRAAASPDGNVVADEEALPLRDGSLDLVVSALALQFVNDLPGALVQIRRALKPDGLFLAALLGGETLTELRQSFAAAEAEVEGGVSPRLAPFADVREMGALLQRAGFALPVTDVERLTVRYSSPFILMGELRRMGATNALTERRRTPLKRATLNRMAEIYAQRFGDPDGKVRATFEIIWLSGWAPHESQQKPLRPGSAERRLADALGTKEIGAGEKAGE, encoded by the coding sequence ATGGCGCAGAACCCCCTCGTCTTCGATCGCGCGCTGCTGCGCCGGCGGCAGGTCCGCGCACGCGCGCTCGGGTTCGAGACGTTCCTCGTCGACCGTGTCGCATCCGATCTTGCGGATCGCCTGGGCGCGGTGCTGCGCGATTTTTCTCTCGCGGTCGATCTCGGAACGCCGACCGATGCGGTTCGGACCGCGCTCGCTGGCACTACATCGATCGGACGCCTGTTCCGGGCGGCGGCGTCTCCGGATGGGAATGTCGTCGCCGACGAGGAAGCGCTGCCGCTGCGCGACGGCTCGCTCGATCTCGTGGTCTCGGCGCTGGCGCTGCAATTCGTTAACGATCTGCCTGGCGCGCTCGTCCAGATCCGCCGTGCGCTCAAGCCCGATGGGTTGTTCCTCGCCGCTCTGCTCGGCGGCGAAACGCTCACCGAATTGCGTCAGTCATTTGCCGCTGCGGAGGCGGAGGTCGAAGGCGGGGTGTCGCCCCGCCTGGCGCCGTTTGCCGACGTGCGGGAGATGGGCGCGCTGCTGCAGCGTGCGGGCTTCGCGCTGCCGGTCACCGACGTGGAGCGGCTCACCGTGCGATATTCGTCGCCGTTCATCCTGATGGGCGAGCTGCGCCGCATGGGCGCAACCAACGCGCTCACGGAGCGCCGCCGCACCCCGCTCAAGCGCGCCACCCTCAACCGCATGGCGGAGATCTACGCGCAGCGCTTCGGCGATCCAGACGGCAAGGTGCGCGCGACCTTCGAGATCATCTGGCTCTCCGGCTGGGCGCCGCACGAGAGCCAGCAGAAGCCGCTGCGCCCCGGCTCCGCTGAGAGGCGGCTCGCCGATGCACTCGGGACGAAGGAGATCGGCGCGGGCGAGAAGGCGGGGGAGTGA
- a CDS encoding ComF family protein, whose product MRWTAPRQCSPPASRLARSLRATLRLGLDTALPRLCPACRDLVTDQGVCPACWSKLAFIAAPYCPRLGIPFAYDPGPGILSMQAIADPPAYQRARAAVRYDDVAARLVHAFKYGDRLDLSPLLGRWMVRAGKELFEGADALVPVPLHWRRLWARRFNQSAALAQAISRATAIPVTHTALRRVKATVQQVGLSRAERATNVQGAFRIDPAGKAEVAGRRLIVIDDVLTSGATTDACARALLRAGAAQVDVLVFARVVDAAKAPI is encoded by the coding sequence ATGCGATGGACAGCACCGCGACAGTGCAGCCCTCCCGCCTCGCGCCTCGCCCGGAGCCTGCGCGCCACGCTGCGGCTCGGGCTCGACACCGCGCTGCCGCGGCTCTGTCCGGCGTGCCGCGATCTCGTCACCGACCAGGGCGTGTGCCCGGCGTGCTGGAGCAAGCTCGCGTTCATCGCGGCGCCCTATTGCCCACGCCTCGGCATTCCGTTCGCTTACGATCCCGGCCCCGGCATTCTCTCGATGCAGGCCATCGCCGACCCTCCCGCCTACCAGCGAGCGCGCGCGGCGGTGCGCTACGACGACGTCGCCGCCAGGCTGGTGCACGCCTTCAAGTATGGCGACCGCCTCGATCTCAGCCCTCTGCTCGGCCGCTGGATGGTCCGTGCCGGCAAGGAGCTGTTCGAAGGAGCGGACGCGCTGGTGCCCGTCCCGCTGCACTGGCGGCGGCTCTGGGCGCGGCGCTTCAACCAGTCCGCGGCGCTCGCGCAGGCGATCTCGCGCGCCACCGCAATCCCGGTCACCCATACGGCGCTGCGGCGCGTCAAGGCGACCGTTCAGCAGGTCGGGCTCTCGCGCGCCGAGCGCGCCACCAACGTGCAAGGGGCGTTCCGCATCGATCCCGCCGGCAAGGCCGAGGTCGCCGGGCGCCGCCTCATCGTCATCGACGATGTGCTCACCTCGGGCGCCACGACGGACGCCTGCGCGCGGGCGCTGTTGCGCGCGGGCGCCGCCCAGGTCGACGTGTTGGTATTCGCGCGGGTTGTTGACGCAGCGAAAGCGCCCATATAG
- the grxC gene encoding glutaredoxin 3 translates to MAEVVIYTRDFCYYSDAARELLTRKGIGFKEINATGKRELRAEMIEKANGASTFPQIFIGDTHVGGCDDLYALDEDGKLDALLAE, encoded by the coding sequence ATGGCTGAAGTTGTGATCTACACGCGGGATTTCTGCTATTACTCGGACGCCGCGCGCGAGCTGTTGACCCGCAAGGGTATCGGGTTCAAGGAAATCAACGCGACCGGCAAGCGCGAACTGCGCGCCGAGATGATCGAGAAGGCGAATGGGGCAAGCACGTTTCCGCAAATCTTCATCGGCGACACGCATGTCGGCGGGTGCGACGACCTTTACGCGCTCGACGAAGACGGCAAGCTCGACGCCTTGCTCGCGGAATAG
- a CDS encoding carbon-nitrogen hydrolase family protein: MNGSSTFRVGLIQMRSGRTPAANLSAAVKMIGEAKEGGADYVQTPEMTNILERSRESLFAKIVPEENDPSLATFRELARALGIYVHVGSLAVKASADKASNRGFLIDRRGEIAARYDKIHMFDVDLKGGESYRESRSYRPGDLAVVSDLPWGRLGMTICYDLRFPALYRALAEAGATFLAIPSSFTRQTGEAHWHTLMRARAIENGCFVMAAAQGGDHEDGRATFGHSVVVDPWGKIVAEGGTEPGVVFADIDPAEVSTARGRIPSLQHGRRFEILEPMAEPTHLHVVGGDA; this comes from the coding sequence ATGAACGGCAGCTCGACCTTCCGCGTCGGCCTGATCCAGATGCGCTCCGGGCGTACGCCGGCCGCCAACCTGAGCGCCGCCGTGAAAATGATCGGTGAGGCGAAGGAAGGCGGCGCCGACTACGTGCAGACGCCCGAGATGACCAACATCCTGGAGCGCTCGCGCGAGAGCCTGTTCGCCAAGATCGTGCCTGAAGAGAACGATCCGTCGCTCGCGACATTCCGCGAGCTTGCGCGCGCGCTCGGCATCTATGTGCATGTGGGGTCGCTCGCCGTGAAGGCTTCGGCCGACAAGGCGTCGAACCGCGGCTTCCTGATCGACCGGCGCGGCGAGATCGCCGCGCGCTACGACAAGATCCACATGTTCGACGTCGATCTCAAGGGCGGCGAGAGCTATCGCGAGTCGCGCAGCTATCGTCCGGGTGACCTCGCAGTCGTCTCCGATTTGCCGTGGGGCCGGCTCGGCATGACGATCTGCTATGACCTGCGCTTCCCGGCGCTCTATCGCGCGCTCGCCGAAGCGGGCGCGACGTTTCTCGCGATCCCCTCCTCGTTCACGCGACAAACTGGCGAGGCGCACTGGCACACGCTGATGCGCGCACGGGCGATCGAGAACGGCTGCTTCGTGATGGCGGCGGCGCAGGGTGGCGACCACGAGGACGGCCGCGCAACATTCGGGCATTCGGTGGTGGTCGATCCGTGGGGCAAGATCGTCGCGGAGGGCGGCACCGAGCCCGGCGTCGTTTTCGCCGACATCGATCCGGCGGAAGTATCGACCGCGCGCGGACGCATTCCCTCGCTGCAGCATGGGCGGCGCTTCGAGATCCTCGAGCCGATGGCCGAGCCCACGCACCTCCACGTCGTCGGAGGGGACGCGTGA
- a CDS encoding DUF1178 family protein: protein MIRYNLVCDQRHEFESWFANSAAYDKQAKRGLVSCPLCGSAKVEKAIMAPRLGRTDRSGPIMAPAEEAAPAPAPAETSTPVAMISPQEREFRKKLKELRDHLTSNADNVGKKFPEVARKMHYGEIEHRSIYGEASPKDAKDLHEEGIEFHPLPVLPDERN from the coding sequence GTGATCCGCTACAATCTCGTCTGCGACCAGCGCCACGAATTCGAGAGCTGGTTTGCGAACTCCGCCGCCTACGACAAGCAGGCCAAGCGCGGGCTCGTGTCCTGCCCGCTCTGCGGCTCCGCGAAGGTCGAGAAGGCCATCATGGCGCCCCGGCTTGGGCGCACCGACAGGAGCGGGCCGATCATGGCGCCCGCCGAAGAGGCGGCGCCCGCCCCGGCTCCCGCCGAGACGTCGACGCCAGTCGCGATGATCTCGCCACAGGAGCGCGAGTTTCGGAAGAAGCTGAAGGAATTGCGCGATCATCTCACCTCGAACGCCGACAATGTCGGCAAGAAATTTCCCGAGGTCGCGCGCAAGATGCACTACGGAGAGATCGAGCATCGCTCGATCTATGGCGAGGCTTCGCCGAAGGACGCCAAGGATTTGCACGAGGAAGGCATCGAGTTTCATCCGCTGCCCGTGCTGCCCGACGAGCGGAATTAG
- a CDS encoding DMT family transporter — translation MLWAVFTVLAAAGQTARNAMQRELTATLGTVGATHVRFLFGFPFALIFLLVVFLATGNLPRPSWSFFPWLLAGALFQIGATATMLAAMGQRSFVVVVAYIKTEPIQVAIFGAVFLADVVSLPMMAAIVIATAGVIVMSYKPGGMEGGIRPTIIGLISGGMFALSAIGYRGAILDLHNLPNFVMAATFTLACGLVLQAALLTIYLALRDRAVLAAIAAQWRRSLFAGFMGATASQFWFLAFALATAASVRTLALVEVLFAQAISAFIFKQPTSEREGLGMAMIVIGVILLIWSHPTG, via the coding sequence ATGCTCTGGGCTGTCTTCACGGTGCTGGCCGCCGCCGGCCAGACCGCGCGCAACGCGATGCAGCGCGAGCTCACCGCCACGCTCGGTACGGTCGGCGCGACGCATGTGCGCTTCCTGTTCGGCTTTCCGTTCGCGCTGATTTTCCTGCTCGTCGTGTTTCTGGCGACCGGCAACCTGCCGCGCCCGTCCTGGAGCTTCTTCCCGTGGCTCCTTGCCGGCGCGCTGTTCCAGATCGGCGCGACCGCGACGATGCTCGCCGCGATGGGGCAGCGCTCATTCGTGGTGGTGGTCGCCTACATCAAGACCGAACCCATTCAGGTGGCGATCTTCGGTGCGGTCTTTCTGGCGGATGTCGTCAGCCTGCCGATGATGGCGGCGATTGTCATCGCGACCGCCGGCGTGATCGTGATGTCCTACAAGCCGGGCGGGATGGAGGGCGGCATCAGACCCACGATCATCGGGCTGATTTCCGGCGGCATGTTCGCGCTGTCGGCCATCGGGTATCGCGGTGCGATCCTCGATCTCCACAACCTTCCAAATTTCGTGATGGCGGCGACCTTCACGCTCGCCTGCGGGCTGGTGCTGCAGGCCGCGCTGCTCACAATCTACCTCGCGCTGCGCGACCGCGCGGTGCTCGCCGCGATCGCGGCGCAATGGCGGCGTTCGCTGTTCGCGGGTTTCATGGGTGCGACCGCCTCGCAGTTCTGGTTCCTCGCGTTTGCGCTCGCGACCGCCGCGAGCGTGCGCACATTGGCGCTGGTCGAGGTGCTGTTCGCGCAGGCGATCTCCGCGTTCATCTTCAAGCAGCCGACCAGTGAGCGCGAAGGCCTCGGCATGGCGATGATCGTGATAGGCGTGATCCTGCTGATTTGGTCGCACCCGACGGGATAA